The following proteins come from a genomic window of Dreissena polymorpha isolate Duluth1 chromosome 1, UMN_Dpol_1.0, whole genome shotgun sequence:
- the LOC127880109 gene encoding uncharacterized protein LOC127880109 isoform X2, whose product MVGSTIGPSCLPLSSLLPPSLPSQAGQMVGSTIGLSCLTLFSLLPPSLPPSGPDGWFYHRSVLSYTLLPASAFSPLPSVPDGWFYHRSVLSYTLLPVSAFSPSQAGQMVGSTIGLSCLTLFSLFCLLSLSSRPDGWFYHRSVLSCNLLPADRLLCPPNGQMVGSTIGPSCLTIFSLLPPSLPSQAGQMVGSAIGLACLTLFSLFLPSLPPKQARWLVLP is encoded by the exons atggttggttctaccatag gtccgtcttgtcttcctctctcatccctgcttccgccttctctgccctcccaagcgggccagatggttggttctaccataggtctgtcttgtcttacactcttctccctgcttccgccttctctccccccaagcgggccagatggttggttctaccataggtctgtcttgtcttacactcttctccctgcttctgccttctctcccctcccaagcgtgccagatggttggttctaccataggtccgtcttgtcatacactcttctccctgtttctgccttctctccctcccaagcaggccagatggttggttctaccatag gtctgtcttgtcttacactcttctccctgttctgccttctctccctttcaagcaggccagatggttggttctaccatag gtccgtcttgtcttgcaATCTTCTTCCTGCTGACCGCCTTCTCTGCCCTCCCAacggccagatggttggttcaaccataggtccgtcttgtcttacaatcttctccctgcttccgccttctctgccctcccaagcgggccagatggttggttctgcCATAGGTTTggcttgtcttacactcttctccctgtttctgccttctctccctcccaagcaggccagatggttggttctaccatag